Sequence from the Phalacrocorax carbo chromosome 8, bPhaCar2.1, whole genome shotgun sequence genome:
ATTCTTCCTTTTCAACGACATCCTTGTCTATGGCAGCATAGTCATCAACAAAAGGAAGTACAATTCCCAGCACATCATTCCCCTTGAAGATGTCACTTTGGAGATGCTGCCAGACACCTTGCAGATGAAGAACCGCTGGATGATTAAAACCTCCAAAAAGTCCTTTGTTGTTTCTGCGGCATCCCTCACAGAGAGAAAGGAGTGGATCAGCCATCTGGAGGAGTGCATCAGGCACCTCCTGTCGAAGACGGGCCGGCAGCCCTCCACAGAGCATGCAGCCCCCTGGATCCCGGACAAGGCGACGGACATCTGCATGCGCTGCACGCAGACCAAGTTCTCCACGCTCACCCGAAGGCACCACTGCCGCAAGTGTGGCTTTGTCGTCTGCGCAGACTGCTCCAGGCAGAGGTTCCTGATGCCCCGGCTGTCCCCCAAGCCCCTGAGGGTCTGCAACCTGTGctacaggcagctgctggcagaaaaggaggtggtggtggaggcAGATCGCAGGCAGCCAGAGCCAATCTGCTCTGCAATCCCAGGCTATGAACCCTCTAGTGGCGATGACAGCGACAAGTCAGACGACGACAAAGCTGACCAGTGGCCAGCAGACACAGAGTTTTATACCTCAGAAGTATCCTGGTCATCTTTCCATAGCTGACCTCCTTGAGAGTCAGTGGCGTTTAGACATTGGGAAGCCAACTTCTGGCTTCCAGTGCATGTCCTTCTTGATGTTTTCTCTGGAGGCCATACCTAGGAAAGTGGATCTTGGCCCCCGTGTGTGATGCCTGCCTGGGGAGCAGAGATGGGATTACCCCTGTGAGAACGTGCCTCATA
This genomic interval carries:
- the PLEKHF1 gene encoding pleckstrin homology domain-containing family F member 1 produces the protein MVDHLVNTEINSQRIAAVENCFGASGQPLAVPGRVLLGEGILTKECRKKPKPRIFFLFNDILVYGSIVINKRKYNSQHIIPLEDVTLEMLPDTLQMKNRWMIKTSKKSFVVSAASLTERKEWISHLEECIRHLLSKTGRQPSTEHAAPWIPDKATDICMRCTQTKFSTLTRRHHCRKCGFVVCADCSRQRFLMPRLSPKPLRVCNLCYRQLLAEKEVVVEADRRQPEPICSAIPGYEPSSGDDSDKSDDDKADQWPADTEFYTSEVSWSSFHS